From Polaromonas hydrogenivorans, one genomic window encodes:
- a CDS encoding porin — protein sequence MKKSLITLAVLTAPCFAMAQSSVTLYGVADAFVGSKKTNTLTAVGANLVASNLRQTMVESNGLSGSRWGLRANEDLGGGLKAFATLESGLNIDTGAGQQGALLFGRQAFVGLGGNFGGLSLGRHYSAFDAVRGAVLSAQNSAYTFDATNGYGGDFTETQLKDLQAYNQAATPANQVARAPAAAAALARSVARMGAWTGYVPRIDNSIRYETPNISGFQGVLVYGFGENKTATTGATKNGSASLTYVNGPIAVALVHQDDELAKGFHLKNTAVGGNYDFGLAKAFLAYNQAKFTGLAKQNEWAVGIRAPLGATTLVAQYAHAKGDDLGKNQSLGLQVEYTLSKRTTAYAALNQTRRFDSLAKNDVFGLGMRHTF from the coding sequence ATGAAAAAATCCCTCATCACTCTGGCCGTGTTGACAGCTCCATGCTTTGCTATGGCCCAATCTTCCGTGACACTGTACGGCGTTGCAGATGCCTTCGTCGGGTCCAAAAAGACCAACACCTTGACGGCTGTTGGCGCCAATTTGGTCGCTAGCAATCTGCGTCAAACCATGGTTGAATCGAACGGGCTGAGCGGTAGCCGTTGGGGTCTCCGTGCAAATGAAGATTTGGGTGGCGGCCTGAAGGCTTTCGCCACGCTGGAATCGGGCCTCAACATAGACACAGGTGCGGGACAACAGGGCGCTTTGCTATTCGGTCGTCAAGCCTTCGTCGGTCTTGGCGGCAATTTCGGCGGATTGTCCCTGGGGCGTCATTACAGTGCATTTGACGCTGTTCGGGGTGCCGTGTTATCTGCACAGAATAGCGCCTACACGTTTGATGCGACCAACGGATACGGTGGCGACTTTACAGAGACGCAGTTGAAAGACCTGCAGGCTTATAACCAGGCTGCCACGCCAGCCAATCAAGTGGCCAGAGCTCCAGCTGCAGCTGCGGCTCTGGCGAGGTCCGTGGCTCGTATGGGTGCCTGGACTGGCTACGTTCCCCGTATTGACAATAGCATTCGTTACGAAACCCCCAATATCAGTGGTTTTCAAGGCGTTTTGGTATACGGTTTTGGTGAAAACAAGACAGCGACCACTGGCGCCACTAAGAATGGATCGGCTAGCCTTACATACGTCAATGGTCCGATTGCTGTGGCGCTGGTTCACCAAGACGACGAACTGGCCAAAGGGTTTCATCTGAAGAATACTGCCGTTGGTGGAAACTATGATTTCGGCCTTGCTAAGGCATTCCTAGCTTACAACCAAGCCAAATTTACCGGACTGGCCAAACAGAACGAATGGGCAGTTGGCATACGAGCACCCCTCGGTGCCACCACTCTGGTCGCCCAATACGCTCACGCCAAGGGCGACGACCTTGGCAAGAATCAAAGCTTGGGCCTGCAAGTCGAGTACACACTGAGCAAGCGTACGACAGCTTACGCGGCGCTTAATCAGACCAGGCGGTTTGACAGCCTTGCAAAAAACGACGTGTTTGGCTTAGGCATGCGTCACACGTTCTAA
- the panD gene encoding aspartate 1-decarboxylase, whose product MLRTLLKSKIHRVAVTHCKLHYEGSCAIDENLLDAANIAENEQIHIWNINNGERFITYAIKGERGSGMISVNGSAARRASNGDLIIIAAFAQVHDDQAATHSPQLVFVDDNNRQTELRHKVPTQRL is encoded by the coding sequence ATGCTCCGAACCCTGCTCAAATCCAAGATCCACCGTGTCGCAGTGACCCACTGCAAACTGCACTACGAAGGCTCGTGCGCCATTGACGAGAACCTGCTCGACGCGGCCAACATCGCCGAGAACGAGCAGATCCACATCTGGAACATCAACAACGGCGAGCGCTTCATCACCTATGCCATCAAGGGCGAGCGCGGCTCGGGCATGATTTCGGTCAACGGCTCGGCCGCGCGCCGCGCTTCCAATGGCGATCTGATCATCATTGCCGCCTTTGCCCAGGTGCACGACGACCAGGCGGCCACGCATAGCCCCCAGCTGGTGTTCGTGGACGACAACAACCGCCAGACCGAGTTGCGCCACAAGGTGCCAACGCAGCGGCTGTGA
- a CDS encoding electron transfer flavoprotein subunit alpha/FixB family protein has protein sequence MTSLVIAEHDNASIRPATLNTVTAASQCGGEVHVLVAGKDAAAAAQAASQIAGVSKVIHVDGAHFEHGLAENMAAQVVSIASAYSHLLFPATASGKNIAPRVAALLDVAQISDITKVDAVDTFERPIYAGNAIAIVQSLDATKVITVRTTGFDAAASTGGAAAIETLAGVADSGKSSFVGSEIARSDRPELTAAKVIVSGGRALGSSEKFHEVLEPLADKLGAALGASRAAVDAGYAPNDWQVGQTGKIVAPQLYVAIGISGAIQHLAGMKDSKVIVAINKDAEAPIFSMADYGLEADLFTAVPELIAAL, from the coding sequence ATGACCTCTTTAGTCATTGCCGAACACGACAACGCGAGCATCCGCCCCGCTACATTGAACACCGTGACGGCGGCCAGCCAGTGCGGCGGCGAGGTGCATGTGCTGGTGGCCGGCAAGGATGCCGCCGCCGCAGCGCAAGCCGCCTCCCAGATCGCCGGCGTGAGCAAAGTCATCCATGTCGATGGCGCGCACTTTGAGCACGGCCTGGCGGAAAACATGGCCGCGCAGGTGGTTTCCATCGCCAGCGCCTACTCGCACCTCCTGTTCCCGGCCACGGCCTCGGGCAAGAACATCGCCCCACGCGTCGCCGCGCTGCTCGACGTGGCGCAGATCTCCGACATCACCAAGGTCGATGCGGTCGATACCTTCGAGCGCCCGATCTACGCGGGCAACGCCATTGCCATCGTGCAAAGCCTGGATGCCACCAAGGTCATCACCGTTCGCACGACCGGCTTTGATGCGGCAGCCAGCACGGGCGGCGCGGCAGCGATTGAAACCCTGGCGGGCGTCGCCGACAGCGGCAAGTCCAGCTTCGTGGGCTCCGAGATCGCCAGGAGCGACCGGCCCGAGCTGACGGCGGCCAAGGTCATCGTCTCCGGCGGCCGGGCGCTGGGCTCGAGCGAGAAGTTCCATGAAGTGCTCGAGCCGCTGGCCGACAAGCTGGGCGCCGCCCTGGGCGCCAGCCGCGCGGCCGTCGATGCCGGTTACGCGCCCAACGACTGGCAGGTCGGGCAGACGGGCAAGATCGTCGCGCCGCAGCTGTACGTGGCCATCGGCATTTCGGGCGCCATCCAGCATCTGGCCGGCATGAAGGACTCCAAGGTGATCGTGGCGATCAACAAGGACGCCGAGGCGCCGATCTTCAGCATGGCGGATTACGGCCTGGAGGCCGACCTGTTCACCGCCGTGCCGGAACTGATTGCTGCGCTGTAG
- a CDS encoding electron transfer flavoprotein subunit beta/FixA family protein has translation MKILVPVKRVVDYNVKVRVKSDGSGVDIANVKMSMNPFDEIAIEEAVRLKEKGVVTEVIAVSCGVLQCQETLRTAMAIGADRAILVETSEELQPLAVAKLLKALVDKEAPQLVILGKQAIDDDCNQTGQMLAALLGWGQATFASKVEVADGVAKVTREVDGGLETLSLTLPAIITTDLRLNEPRYVTLPNIMKAKKKPLENVKPDELGVDVKPRIKTLKVSEPPKRSAGIKVADVAALVDKLKNEAKVI, from the coding sequence ATGAAGATCCTGGTCCCCGTCAAACGTGTAGTCGATTACAACGTCAAAGTCCGCGTCAAATCCGACGGCAGCGGTGTCGACATCGCCAATGTCAAGATGAGCATGAATCCGTTCGACGAGATCGCCATCGAGGAAGCCGTTCGGCTGAAGGAAAAAGGCGTGGTGACTGAAGTCATCGCCGTTTCCTGCGGCGTTCTGCAGTGCCAGGAAACCCTGCGCACCGCCATGGCCATCGGCGCGGACCGCGCCATCCTGGTCGAAACCAGCGAAGAGCTGCAGCCGCTGGCCGTGGCCAAGCTGCTCAAAGCCCTGGTCGATAAAGAAGCCCCGCAGCTCGTCATCCTGGGCAAGCAGGCCATTGATGACGACTGCAACCAGACCGGCCAGATGCTGGCGGCCCTGCTGGGCTGGGGGCAGGCCACGTTTGCCTCCAAGGTCGAAGTGGCTGACGGCGTGGCCAAGGTCACGCGCGAAGTCGATGGCGGCCTGGAAACCCTTTCCCTCACGCTGCCGGCGATCATCACCACCGACCTGCGCCTGAACGAGCCGCGCTACGTCACGCTACCCAACATCATGAAGGCCAAGAAAAAGCCGCTGGAAAACGTCAAGCCCGACGAGCTCGGCGTCGATGTCAAGCCGCGCATCAAGACCCTGAAGGTCAGCGAGCCGCCCAAGCGCAGCGCCGGCATCAAGGTCGCCGACGTGGCCGCGCTGGTGGACAAGCTCAAGAACGAAGCCAAAGTCATCTAA